The following coding sequences are from one Clostridioides difficile ATCC 9689 = DSM 1296 window:
- the bcp gene encoding thioredoxin-dependent thiol peroxidase, producing MLSIGTKAPEFTLEDKDGNKVSMSDFKGKKVVVYFYPKDNTPGCTRQACAFRNAYDGFKKEDIQVIGISKDSIKSHQKFAEKHELPFILLSDPDLVAIKAFDVWKEKKMYGKTALGVVRATYIIDENGIIEKVFEKAKPDTNAQEILEYLEKQE from the coding sequence ATGTTGAGTATAGGAACAAAAGCACCAGAATTTACACTAGAAGATAAAGATGGAAATAAGGTAAGTATGTCAGATTTTAAAGGTAAAAAAGTAGTAGTATATTTTTATCCTAAAGATAATACACCAGGATGTACACGTCAAGCTTGTGCTTTTAGAAATGCATATGATGGATTTAAAAAGGAAGATATACAAGTTATTGGGATAAGTAAAGATAGTATAAAATCACATCAAAAATTTGCAGAAAAGCATGAACTTCCTTTTATTTTACTTTCTGACCCTGACTTAGTTGCTATAAAAGCTTTTGATGTATGGAAAGAGAAAAAAATGTATGGAAAAACTGCATTGGGAGTTGTACGTGCGACATATATTATAGATGAAAATGGAATTATTGAAAAAGTCTTTGAAAAAGCAAAACCAGACACAAATGCACAAG